One Thalassotalea atypica DNA window includes the following coding sequences:
- a CDS encoding PilZ domain-containing protein, giving the protein MTGPVKVDVLSWLNKNLGLLHAGAPVTIDVTTPAGKRGKFRTTFIGMAPKDYVLIQFPDVKKLGNFSHYIAQGTIITVRGLIEGHEGAVVAFASPVRQTLHIPSRMMVLEFPKEVTLQTLRNNIRIETEIAAKIKIGEDYWQGKIVDLSVAGCQVSLSNGDDLLLQKGQTVEVVIEDFQGNQNLKINPTICSTKSILNGVSMGLMFNDDATTKEQVKRLLNHVVIGAE; this is encoded by the coding sequence ATGACAGGTCCGGTAAAGGTTGATGTGTTAAGTTGGTTAAATAAAAACCTCGGGCTACTTCATGCCGGCGCGCCAGTTACCATCGACGTCACTACACCCGCAGGAAAACGCGGCAAATTTCGCACTACCTTCATTGGTATGGCCCCAAAAGACTATGTACTTATTCAATTTCCAGATGTTAAAAAGTTAGGTAACTTTTCACACTATATTGCTCAAGGTACCATTATTACCGTTCGTGGGTTAATTGAAGGTCACGAAGGAGCGGTTGTTGCTTTTGCTAGCCCTGTTCGCCAGACACTTCACATACCGTCTCGTATGATGGTACTTGAATTTCCTAAAGAAGTGACCCTTCAAACCCTAAGAAACAATATCCGTATTGAAACAGAAATCGCTGCTAAAATTAAAATTGGTGAGGATTATTGGCAAGGGAAGATTGTTGATTTATCAGTGGCAGGCTGCCAAGTATCGCTTTCAAATGGGGATGATTTATTACTGCAAAAAGGTCAAACCGTTGAAGTCGTTATTGAAGATTTTCAAGGCAATCAAAATTTAAAAATCAATCCAACCATTTGTAGTACCAAGAGTATTTTAAACGGCGTTTCTATGGGCTTAATGTTCAATGATGATGCAACGACCAAAGAACAAGTTAAGCGCTTATTGAATCATGTTGTCATTGGCGCCGAATAA
- the xseA gene encoding exodeoxyribonuclease VII large subunit, which translates to MTPKQHILQVSELTKKVRFILESELNTVWLCGEISNFVAASSGHWYLSLKDSKSQVRCAMFKGNNSRVRIKPSNGKQVLVRAKVSLYEPRGDFQLIIDQMDDAGEGLLQQQYDALKKSLNAQGLFGLQHKQPLPKTINTVGIVTSPTGAAVKDIISVLKRRSPATNIILYPALVQGKLATQDICLAIQKANQRQECDVLIVGRGGGSLEDLWCFNEEAVVHAIFNSTTPIVSAVGHEIDTTLSDYVADLRAPTPSAAAELVSRDQSDIIDKFNNIEKRLQFALQNRINIQKRLANDHLKHLLKRHPEQRLVVQAQKADELTQRLTNSTVGLIKSKQILPQQLSRNLIHLSPQANIDYQTEKLKLLEERLSQSLSHKYQQEKNHFVSMIEQLQLVSPLATIARGYSVTRNEKGKIVKSVNQVKTKDRISIQLSDGQVDATIN; encoded by the coding sequence ATGACACCTAAGCAGCATATTTTACAAGTTAGCGAACTGACTAAGAAAGTTCGCTTCATTTTAGAAAGCGAACTCAACACTGTTTGGTTATGCGGCGAGATTTCAAATTTTGTAGCTGCAAGCTCAGGTCATTGGTATTTATCACTTAAAGACAGCAAATCACAAGTACGCTGTGCGATGTTCAAAGGTAATAATTCGCGCGTTAGAATAAAACCTTCTAATGGTAAACAGGTTTTAGTTAGAGCAAAGGTATCGCTGTATGAACCAAGAGGTGATTTTCAGCTGATCATCGACCAAATGGATGATGCAGGTGAGGGTTTATTACAACAGCAATATGACGCGTTAAAGAAATCGCTAAATGCTCAAGGACTCTTTGGCCTGCAACACAAGCAACCATTGCCGAAAACCATCAATACGGTTGGTATTGTCACCTCACCTACTGGTGCAGCGGTAAAAGACATCATCAGCGTATTGAAGCGACGAAGCCCTGCGACAAATATTATTCTCTATCCCGCGCTTGTCCAAGGAAAGCTCGCTACACAAGATATCTGCTTGGCAATTCAAAAAGCCAACCAGCGACAAGAATGTGATGTATTAATTGTTGGACGAGGTGGCGGCTCACTAGAAGATTTATGGTGTTTTAATGAAGAAGCAGTGGTACACGCTATTTTCAATTCAACTACTCCAATTGTCAGTGCTGTTGGTCATGAAATTGATACCACGCTATCAGATTATGTCGCTGACTTAAGAGCGCCCACACCATCTGCTGCTGCAGAGTTGGTCTCTCGCGATCAAAGTGACATCATTGATAAATTCAATAACATCGAAAAGCGACTGCAATTTGCACTGCAAAACCGTATCAACATTCAAAAGCGCTTGGCCAATGATCACCTCAAACACTTATTGAAAAGACATCCAGAGCAAAGACTGGTAGTGCAAGCACAAAAAGCTGATGAACTCACCCAACGCTTAACCAATTCCACGGTGGGTTTGATTAAAAGTAAACAAATACTGCCGCAGCAATTAAGCAGAAACCTCATACACTTATCACCACAAGCAAATATTGACTATCAAACAGAAAAGCTGAAGCTACTCGAAGAACGTTTATCCCAAAGCCTGTCTCACAAATACCAACAAGAAAAAAACCACTTCGTCAGTATGATTGAGCAATTGCAGCTTGTCAGTCCGCTGGCCACCATTGCAAGGGGCTATAGTGTGACTCGGAATGAAAAAGGCAAAATAGTGAAAAGTGTAAATCAGGTTAAAACGAAAGATAGAATATCTATTCAGCTAAGTGATGGACAGGTTGATGCAACGATAAATTGA
- the guaB gene encoding IMP dehydrogenase: MLRIAQEALTFDDVLLVPAHSTVLPHTAELTTKLTRKINLNVPIVSASMDTVTEARLAITLAQEGGIGFIHKNMTIAEQAQNVSQVKKYESGIVSDPVTVSPNDSILDVIKLAKELGFSGFPVIDAEQNLIGIITGRDLRFETDLTKPVSELMTKKDDLVTVKEGAEREDILYLMHEHRIEKILMTDDSFKLKGMITVKDYKKAERKPNACKDELGRLRVGAAVGVGAGTDERIDALVAAGVDVLLIDTSHGHSQGVLDRVKQTRDKYPDLQIIAGNVATGAGAKALADVGVDAVKVGIGPGSICTTRIVTGVGVPQLTAISNAVDALQGTGIPVIADGGIRFSGDIAKALVAGAHCVMVGSMLAGTEEAPGEVELFQGRYYKSYRGMGSLGAMDQKEGSSDRYFQKTDGEADKLVPEGIEGRVAYKGPVAAIIHQQMGGLRSSMGLTGSATIDVMRTKPEFMKITAAGMGESHVHDVTITKEAPNYRMG; this comes from the coding sequence ATGCTACGAATTGCTCAAGAAGCTTTAACCTTTGATGATGTTCTACTGGTGCCTGCCCACTCTACGGTACTTCCTCATACTGCCGAATTAACAACCAAACTAACCCGTAAAATTAACCTGAATGTACCTATAGTATCTGCGTCTATGGATACAGTAACAGAAGCGCGCTTGGCTATTACGCTAGCTCAAGAAGGTGGAATTGGTTTTATCCACAAAAACATGACCATTGCAGAACAAGCACAAAACGTCTCTCAAGTTAAAAAATACGAAAGTGGTATTGTTTCGGATCCTGTGACTGTCTCTCCTAACGATTCTATTTTGGATGTAATCAAATTAGCCAAAGAGCTAGGCTTCTCAGGTTTTCCTGTTATCGATGCAGAGCAAAACCTTATTGGTATTATTACTGGTCGTGATTTACGTTTTGAAACTGACTTAACTAAGCCAGTATCTGAGCTAATGACTAAGAAAGATGATTTAGTGACGGTTAAAGAAGGTGCTGAGCGTGAAGATATCCTTTATTTAATGCACGAACACCGCATTGAAAAAATCTTAATGACCGATGATAGTTTTAAACTTAAAGGTATGATCACAGTTAAAGATTATAAAAAAGCTGAACGCAAACCTAACGCGTGTAAAGATGAGCTGGGCCGATTACGCGTCGGTGCAGCGGTTGGCGTTGGCGCTGGCACAGACGAGCGCATTGATGCACTTGTTGCAGCGGGAGTTGATGTTTTATTAATTGATACATCACATGGTCACTCTCAAGGTGTGCTTGATCGTGTTAAACAAACTCGTGATAAATACCCTGACTTACAAATTATTGCCGGTAACGTTGCCACTGGCGCCGGTGCTAAAGCATTAGCTGACGTTGGTGTTGATGCGGTGAAAGTCGGTATTGGTCCAGGCTCTATTTGTACTACACGTATCGTTACTGGAGTTGGTGTACCTCAATTAACTGCCATTTCTAATGCGGTTGATGCGCTGCAAGGTACAGGTATTCCTGTAATTGCAGATGGTGGTATTCGCTTTTCTGGTGATATCGCCAAAGCACTAGTTGCAGGTGCTCATTGTGTCATGGTTGGTAGCATGTTAGCTGGGACTGAAGAGGCACCAGGCGAAGTTGAGTTATTCCAAGGCCGCTACTACAAATCTTACCGCGGTATGGGCTCATTAGGGGCGATGGACCAAAAAGAAGGATCAAGCGATCGTTACTTCCAAAAAACCGATGGTGAAGCAGATAAGTTAGTGCCAGAAGGTATTGAAGGTCGTGTTGCTTATAAAGGTCCTGTGGCTGCTATCATTCATCAGCAAATGGGTGGTCTGCGTTCATCTATGGGATTAACCGGTAGTGCAACAATTGATGTAATGCGCACAAAGCCTGAGTTTATGAAAATAACGGCAGCGGGTATGGGTGAATCACATGTACATGATGTGACCATTACTAAAGAAGCCCCTAACTACCGCATGGGATGA
- the guaA gene encoding glutamine-hydrolyzing GMP synthase, whose amino-acid sequence MTKDIHDSRILILDFGSQYTQLIARRVREIGVYCELWAWDVTEEQIKSFNPTGIILAGGPESVTADNSPRAPEYVFSAGVPVLGVCYGMQTMAEQLGGGVESSEHKEFGYAAVEVIAPSELFKNIEDSVNDNGNALLDVWMSHGDKVSAIPEGFTSIAQTPSCKYAAMVNEDKKFYGVQFHPEVTHTKQGMRMLEHFVVDICQCEKLWTSASIIEDAIAKMKEQVGDDEVVLGLSGGVDSSVVAMLLHRAIGDKLTCVFVDNGLLRLNEGQQVMDMFGDHFGLNIIHVDAESRFLDRLSGEDDPEKKRKIIGNVFVEIFDEEASKLTNAKWLAQGTIYPDVIESAASATGKAHVIKSHHNVGGLPEDMELGLVEPLRELFKDEVRKIGLELGLPYDMLYRHPFPGPGLGVRILGEVKKEYADLLRRADHIFIEELHKHDLYKKVSQAFTVFLPVRSVGVMGDARKYDWVVSLRCVETIDFMTARWSHLPYDFLGLVSNRIINEIDGISRVVYDISGKPPATIEWE is encoded by the coding sequence ATGACCAAAGATATCCATGATTCACGAATTCTTATTTTAGACTTCGGTTCACAATATACTCAACTTATCGCGCGTCGTGTACGTGAAATTGGTGTTTACTGTGAGCTTTGGGCTTGGGATGTAACTGAAGAACAAATTAAAAGCTTTAATCCAACAGGGATCATTTTAGCGGGTGGACCTGAAAGCGTGACGGCAGATAACTCTCCGAGAGCACCAGAGTATGTATTTAGTGCAGGCGTACCTGTGTTAGGTGTTTGTTATGGTATGCAAACGATGGCTGAGCAATTAGGTGGCGGCGTAGAAAGCTCTGAGCATAAAGAGTTCGGCTATGCTGCTGTTGAAGTTATTGCGCCCTCTGAATTATTTAAAAACATCGAAGACTCAGTGAATGATAATGGTAACGCACTATTAGATGTTTGGATGAGTCATGGTGATAAAGTTTCAGCAATCCCTGAAGGCTTTACGTCGATTGCTCAAACACCTAGCTGTAAATATGCTGCAATGGTCAATGAAGACAAGAAATTCTACGGTGTACAGTTCCACCCTGAAGTAACACATACTAAGCAAGGTATGCGTATGCTTGAGCACTTTGTCGTTGATATTTGTCAATGTGAAAAGCTATGGACATCGGCTTCTATTATTGAAGATGCTATTGCTAAAATGAAAGAGCAAGTCGGTGATGACGAAGTAGTTCTCGGTTTATCTGGCGGCGTAGATTCGTCTGTTGTAGCCATGCTTTTGCATCGCGCCATTGGCGATAAACTGACCTGTGTATTTGTTGATAATGGTTTACTTCGTTTAAACGAAGGCCAACAAGTTATGGATATGTTTGGTGATCATTTTGGTTTGAATATTATTCATGTCGACGCGGAAAGTCGCTTTTTAGATCGCTTATCTGGTGAAGATGATCCAGAAAAGAAACGTAAGATTATCGGTAATGTATTCGTTGAAATCTTTGACGAAGAAGCGAGTAAATTAACCAACGCAAAATGGTTAGCGCAAGGTACCATTTATCCTGATGTTATTGAGTCGGCTGCGTCTGCTACAGGTAAAGCTCATGTGATTAAATCACATCATAATGTTGGAGGTTTACCAGAAGATATGGAGTTAGGCTTAGTTGAACCATTACGTGAACTTTTTAAAGATGAAGTACGCAAAATTGGTTTAGAATTAGGCTTACCATACGACATGCTTTATCGTCATCCATTCCCTGGGCCCGGCTTAGGTGTCCGTATTTTAGGTGAAGTGAAGAAAGAGTATGCTGATTTGCTTCGTCGCGCTGATCATATATTTATCGAAGAATTACATAAACATGACTTGTATAAGAAAGTAAGCCAAGCTTTTACTGTTTTTTTACCGGTGCGGTCAGTTGGTGTAATGGGTGACGCTCGTAAATACGACTGGGTTGTTAGTTTACGTTGTGTTGAAACTATCGATTTTATGACGGCACGTTGGTCTCATTTGCCATATGACTTCTTAGGTCTGGTGTCGAATCGCATCATTAATGAAATCGATGGTATTTCACGTGTGGTTTACGATATTTCAGGTAAACCACCTGCGACTATCGAATGGGAATAA